A region of the Polynucleobacter sp. MWH-Braz-FAM2G genome:
CACTGGTTTCCAACGTGTTGTTGGAAACGCTTTGCGGTAACCGACCGTTCCTACATTGAGTGTCGAGTCATAAGCACTATATTGACTAGAGTAATTCATGCGCGTACTGCCGCCACCCAACATAATGGATTGCGTTTCAGTTAATTGACGCACGTATTCAGCACCGCCACCGCCAGTATTTGGTACAGGAACTTGGTCCAACTTTGCCAAACTTCCAAAAGCAACAACCTTATACAAGTTTGGGCCATCAGCATACTTCACACCAGTTGTCGCATTAGTGACATCTAAGTTATATCCGCTAATTTGAGAATAGCGTTGCTGACTAGAATTGACGCTAACAAAAGCGCTCACATTGGTATACAGAGGAACCACTGCATTAGCACCAACGCTGCCATATGAGAATACTGAGTGTTGAGGTAGTGCCGTAGGAGACAGGAACACGGGACCCCAATACGGCAAAATAATGTTGTTAATTGCTGCGGCGGTATTGACGTTGCTGTTATAACCAGCACCCAGCTCTATATAAGCACCATACACTGGCTTATAACGTCCTTCTTTTTCTTTGATGGCATCTAGGTAAGTATTGACAGTTGCAACTACACCAGCAGGTGGCTGACGTTTTTTAACTTCTTCAAATTCTTCTTTTGCTCGTTGATATTCACCGAGAGCAAAGTAGGCACGAGCAAGCTCTAGACGCACTAGATCATTATTAGGGTCAACTAACAATACACGCTCTAGCGAAAGCACACCAAGAGAGATTCTGCCAGAATCGACAGCAGCAACTCCATAGTAATAATCAAATAAGGTATCGCCCATTAATTCTGGATGCTGATTACCCAGCTCATAGGCCTCTTTTGCTTTTCCCTTTTCAATTAATACCTTCATCTCATCTGGTATGGCTGCCAGAGATAAATTCGCTCCTACTGAAAATAATACGCAGCAGCTTATCTGCAATATGTTGCGCAGATTCTGACTACGAGATCTTTTCTGAAGAAGGTGAAAAATGTTTAGCACGAGATGAGAAAGTGAATTAATTTAAATAAGGATCTTTTAATACTTTTTTATAACATTGTATAAATTCGGTGTGTCGCTGATCAAACTCGGCACAACGGGATGCTACCTTTAAAGTGCGACGATGTAATTCATCTTTATCCATATGATATGGGCCTTTGATGTCTTCATATAATTGAGCGCGTTTCGTCAAATAATTGGAATCAAATCCACTTAAGCCATATAAAACAATTTCTTGACTACTCAAACGGTAAACACCCTTGTATTGATGCGCTTGCATTGCCTGAAATAAATCTGGAGGCATGCCCATCTCGGCAAAATAAGCCGCTAAAGAACTTTCAAAGTTTTCCAAGAGACGTTTAGCCGATGGATTGGAGTTCACATCCACTTCTTTGAGTATCTTGGCATTATTGTCGCTTACAGTAATGCGACCACGATGAATACCAATCGTATAAGCAGGTGCAGCACGCACTACCCCACTAGCCAATACTAAGATGCAAGCACTGGCACACTGTCCAGTAACAAAAGTATGGGCATTGGCTTTACGTAATAAACGCCCCATCTCCATGGCAGCCATACCATCGCCACCAGCAGAATCTAATAAAACTATCAATCCTGCTGGAATAGGATCGCCCTTCACCTTGGGTAATGCTTGCTTTAGAGAGGCTAAGGTGTTTTTAGAGATAGGGCCCTGAATACCAATCACTACAGCCCGATCGCCATTGTCATCTACTAAAGGTGCAGATTGATTAACGGATTCTGCTTTAGTTGCATCAACAGAAGACTTGTTATTTTCAGCATCTAATACGATTGCATAGGGGAAAGTATCGCTTTCTCCTAATGGTAGATGTTTTGCATTTGCGTTGAAATTACAAAATAAGACCAAGCAAGCAGTCACTGCCAAATATGTAGCAAATTGATTGGAGTGTTTCATGAAAGACGCACTCATGCTTTAGCAACCTCTAAAGGCATTGCTTCTAAATGACGAATAGCATCAATAGTGGAAACATCTCTAAAGTCAAATCCACCATTAACACCAGGAACTATCAAACCAAAACTCGTTAGCTCATGAATTGCAGATTGAGCTTTGTGATGGGAGTCGCATTCCTGCGTAATAGATTCCGCAAGAGAGATCTCAGGATTATTGACAGCCTTTGTCAAAATATTTCGCGCAGAATCTGAAAGACTGTCCAACATAACTTGAAAGTCGAGCTGAATACCTTCAGGAAATACCGCACTCTCTGGTTGCGTCATCGTAAATGTACGAGAGAAAGGTTGTTCCGTTGGTCGTGAACCCAATAGACGCGCACAGGTTTGACGATTTCCGGTCTGCGGTAAATTTGCGGCGACGATAATAATCGGCCTAGCAGCAAGTAAATCAATGCCAGCATCGCCTAGAAGCATTTTGAAGGAATCTAAAGTTTTGAGTCCATAGAGCTCAACC
Encoded here:
- a CDS encoding tetratricopeptide repeat protein, with product MKVLIEKGKAKEAYELGNQHPELMGDTLFDYYYGVAAVDSGRISLGVLSLERVLLVDPNNDLVRLELARAYFALGEYQRAKEEFEEVKKRQPPAGVVATVNTYLDAIKEKEGRYKPVYGAYIELGAGYNSNVNTAAAINNIILPYWGPVFLSPTALPQHSVFSYGSVGANAVVPLYTNVSAFVSVNSSQQRYSQISGYNLDVTNATTGVKYADGPNLYKVVAFGSLAKLDQVPVPNTGGGGAEYVRQLTETQSIMLGGGSTRMNYSSQYSAYDSTLNVGTVGYRKAFPTTRWKPVVDVGANYASQINTSNRPDLARHIGGGTLQLSVVPTDKWGVTLGVGYARSNYQAPDIVYQQGRSDNLLSGNGVLQYKLTKELSARLEATYYNNSSNLPLYSYQQWTGALKLRYDWSSN